From the Methanoculleus caldifontis genome, the window TACCGAAGATGTAGATGACGTTGACCATCGTACAGGTGATCGCCATCAAGAGACCGCCACCGACGGCACCGCCGGCGAGGGCGACAGCGAGCCCGAACGGCGCGGCCCACGCACCGCCGAAGAGCCCGGCAAGGCCGGCACCGGCGGCAAGCATCGCGACACCGGTCGCGATACCGGGCGCTTGTCCCATTGCGGCAGGAGCACCGCCGACCGGGACGAAGTGAACGCCGAAGGCGATCAGGACGCCGCCGATGATGATGCCGATGACGGCAAGCACGCCGGCCATCTGCACGAGGTAGAAGGCGAGCGCAAGCGCGACGACGATAAGAACGATACTGACGACGAGGCCCATCCCCGTCGGGGGCTGGACGCCTACAGTCTGTTTGGGTCCACCAAGTGCGCTCATGAAGATGCCTCCTCGGGGGCCGTGTAGGGTCCGAAGTTCTTCCTTGCCCAGACCTCAATGTAGCGGTCGATGATGGCAAAGATCAGGATGACAATGACACCGACAATGACCGGTCCCCAGACGTTGAGCTCTTCGAAGACCACGGTACGCCAGAGTTCGAAGAATACGATCAGGCCGAAACAGACACCAGACGCGGGGCCGCCGAGTTTGGCGCTGAAGAAACCATTGTCGAGAGAGTTCCGCTGGCCGGCTTCGGCGTAGCGAACAATGTTACCGGACGCGGAGATCGGAACGCCTGCTCCGAACTTCTGCTCCTGGTACTGCCGCTCCTTTCCGTAGAACGGGTTACCGGTTGCAGACCCGGCTGCACCGAGCGCGATACCCCAGACGAGACCCAGGAGCGGGAGCGGGAAGGGGTGACCGAGCGCGCCGATCATCAGGTGACACATCGCGACGGTGGTGAAGATCGCCACGAACGCGTGTGCCATGGTCACGGTCGTCATCGACTTTAAGATATCGATATAGACCGGCTGTCCAAACTTAGCGAGACTTGCAGTACGGCCAAGGTATGCGGTTGTCGCATAGACGCCCTGCACGAAGACCGCGAGAGCGCTACCGAGTACGATTGCAAGTATCGGATTTATCTGCATCGCCATGAATGCCCAGGCAAGGCCTGCACCCAGAGCAACCCAGAGGCCGTACGCGGGGGGTTCACCGGCAACTGCCTTGTTGAAGATGCGGTGAATATATCCCATCTGCGGAGCGAGCTGAACCTGTGAGTTCGGGTCACCCTGTGATCCGATATCAGATTCAACGTCTTCCGCAGCGCCGGCTACGGTTGCAAGAGCACCTGCCAATGCGGTAATGCCGATGCCAAATACGATCTCTTCCATTCAGCATCCTCCTCCGGTGCGCGATGCACCAGGAGTATGAGTTCAAAACCTTTTTGGTTCATTTAACAGTTGTTTATGACTTAATTAAAGGTTTCGAAAAGTTGCGCTGATATCGCAACGAAATGTAAAAAATCGCCCAAACTGTCCTTTTTAGACACTTCTGGTTACGCTAGGTAAAAAAAAGTTGAGTAGGGTTTACCGGGCCGGAATGATGAGCGAGCGCTCGCCGGCGGGCATAAATTCGCGGATCGCACCCTTCGCGAACTCGCGGCGGGGCTCGGCGAAGTCGAACTTCAGCGCGGGGTCGGCGAAGCAGATCTTCACCCGCGGGTCGAAGCACCATGCGTCGCCGCGGCCGTAGTGGGCGCCGGCGGTGATGGCGGCGTACTCGCCCTGGTGTCCGACGTTCATTGCGTAGTTCGGGTAGTTCGGGCCGCGGACCTCGCCGATCGCACCCTCGTCTCCACGCATGGAGAGCGAGTTCGCGGAACCGCACTGGTCCTGGAGGTCGTAGCCGAAGAAGCCGAGACGCGACCATCCGTCCTTGTGCAGGAGCATGCAGAGGTACCAGGCGTTCAGACCGGCGTTCGAGTTTCCGGTTGCGATGGAGGTCGACAGACCGCAGGCGGCGGCAAGCACGCCGGCACGCTGGGACCCGCCGAAGTGGTCCTCCATCATGGTCGGGAACTGCTCGTACTGCTCCATGCCGTTGAGGGCGACCTCGGTCGCGATGTCGTTGACGATATCGTAGGTCGGCTTGATCTTGTCGTTCGGGCTCGGGTTCTTCCAGTCGACCTTGTACTTGTCCTTGATGTAGTCCATACCGTAGTAGGTGAACTCATCGAGGATGTTGTCGGTGTAGGCCGCGGTCGCGTACTGGGTGAATCCGACACCGCCGGACATGTAGGAGCCGAGCCAGATCTGGTCGTAGAGCATGGTTCCGGCGCCGACGACCTCAAGGGAGGCACGGGCGGGGTCGTTGGGGTACTTCCGGTTCGCCTGGACGATATCGGAGAAGAGACCGAATGCAAGGCCACCGGGCTCGTTCGGGCCACGGGCACGCCGGGCGGGCAGGTGGGACGCCATCTGGATGACACCCGCGTGCTTCGCGGCGTAGGAGAGGTCGGCGACAGCCGCTTCGCCGGCGCACATGCGGTAGGCGCCGATGAAGGACATACCGATCTGCATCGCAGACCACCGGGAGGTCGTTCCACCGTCGCAGGTCCGGACGACCGTGGTCGGGATGTGGATCGCCTGCCAGAGGGACTTTCCTACGGCAGCGGAGAGCGCCTCAGCCTGCTTGCCGGGGAAGAGCTTCTCGACGTCGAGGACGAACTGGGGCTCGAGGTCGTCGGCAAGTTCCTGGTCGCCGGTGAAGACCTTGACGTAACAGTCGTCGACGAGGCCGGGGTGAGTCTCGACCATGTGTTCCTGAACGACGGCCGCGCCGGGCATCGCGTGGTTCAGCACGTGGAGGTACTCGTTGATGGTCTCGGGGGTGACTTCCTTACCCAGACGCTTCTGCAGGGTCTGGTGGGCGAGGTCCATGTTGACGATGACGGTCCGCCGGATGTCGTCCCACATCTGCTGCATTGCAGCGTTGTTGACGAAGTGCAGGTCGTCACCCTCCACGAAGACGCCGGTGCCGCTGACCTCGTAGGTCATCAGCTGGCGCTGGCCGAGCGGGATACCGCCGAGGTGGCAGCGCACGGGGTCATACATGGAGATGCCGCGGTCCATCTCGACGGCGCGGCTCGCCTTCACGAACTCCTCCTTGCGGGGGGACTGGTGGTAGCCGTTGAACTTGTAGAACTCGGTCGTCTCGGACTGGACGTCCTGTCCCTGGAACTTCTCCTTGAGCGACTTCAGGAACAGCTTCTTGGTTCTCTCAATCTTTGCCATTGCAATCAGTCCTCCTTGGGCATGAAGCCGTATTTCGTCCGGAGCGTGTGGATGCGCTGGACGTACTCGATGTATTCGGCGTCGTCACGGTAGGCAGTGCCGCCGAGCGAGTGGAAGATTGTCGTGTGGGCCTTGAGCCACTTCTCGTCGAGCGGCTTGCCGACGGCAACCGCGCGGTCGAGGGGCTCGCCGATCTGGTTCTTGACGTAGCGGACGATGCCGTCCTCGCCGAGGACACTCCTCTGGAGCATATCGAACATCATGCCGTTCTCGGCAAGACGGAGCGAGTGACCGT encodes:
- the mtrE gene encoding tetrahydromethanopterin S-methyltransferase subunit E, whose translation is MEEIVFGIGITALAGALATVAGAAEDVESDIGSQGDPNSQVQLAPQMGYIHRIFNKAVAGEPPAYGLWVALGAGLAWAFMAMQINPILAIVLGSALAVFVQGVYATTAYLGRTASLAKFGQPVYIDILKSMTTVTMAHAFVAIFTTVAMCHLMIGALGHPFPLPLLGLVWGIALGAAGSATGNPFYGKERQYQEQKFGAGVPISASGNIVRYAEAGQRNSLDNGFFSAKLGGPASGVCFGLIVFFELWRTVVFEELNVWGPVIVGVIVILIFAIIDRYIEVWARKNFGPYTAPEEASS
- the mcrA gene encoding coenzyme-B sulfoethylthiotransferase subunit alpha; the encoded protein is MAKIERTKKLFLKSLKEKFQGQDVQSETTEFYKFNGYHQSPRKEEFVKASRAVEMDRGISMYDPVRCHLGGIPLGQRQLMTYEVSGTGVFVEGDDLHFVNNAAMQQMWDDIRRTVIVNMDLAHQTLQKRLGKEVTPETINEYLHVLNHAMPGAAVVQEHMVETHPGLVDDCYVKVFTGDQELADDLEPQFVLDVEKLFPGKQAEALSAAVGKSLWQAIHIPTTVVRTCDGGTTSRWSAMQIGMSFIGAYRMCAGEAAVADLSYAAKHAGVIQMASHLPARRARGPNEPGGLAFGLFSDIVQANRKYPNDPARASLEVVGAGTMLYDQIWLGSYMSGGVGFTQYATAAYTDNILDEFTYYGMDYIKDKYKVDWKNPSPNDKIKPTYDIVNDIATEVALNGMEQYEQFPTMMEDHFGGSQRAGVLAAACGLSTSIATGNSNAGLNAWYLCMLLHKDGWSRLGFFGYDLQDQCGSANSLSMRGDEGAIGEVRGPNYPNYAMNVGHQGEYAAITAGAHYGRGDAWCFDPRVKICFADPALKFDFAEPRREFAKGAIREFMPAGERSLIIPAR